The following proteins come from a genomic window of Achromobacter sp. AONIH1:
- a CDS encoding glutathione S-transferase family protein, whose translation MLKIWGRLTSVNVQKVMLAVRELALPHEFILAGGEHGVVDTPDYAERNPNRQVPVIDDGGFVLWESNAIVRYLSARYGVGSLWTEDLGLRADADRWMDWQATEWQPAMVPAFKGLVRTPEDKRDRAAIDASMQRANARALILERALQGREFIAGRQLSMGDIALVASAHRWLGLPAERPQTPALSAWYRRIMMRPAAQGVLTLPLE comes from the coding sequence ATGCTGAAGATCTGGGGACGCCTGACGTCCGTCAACGTGCAGAAAGTCATGCTGGCCGTGCGCGAACTGGCGCTGCCGCACGAGTTCATCCTGGCAGGCGGCGAGCATGGCGTGGTCGACACGCCTGACTACGCCGAGCGCAATCCCAACCGCCAGGTGCCGGTGATCGACGATGGCGGCTTCGTGCTGTGGGAGTCGAACGCCATCGTGCGCTACCTGTCGGCCCGCTACGGCGTGGGCTCGCTGTGGACCGAGGATCTGGGCCTGCGCGCCGATGCCGACCGCTGGATGGATTGGCAGGCCACCGAGTGGCAGCCCGCCATGGTGCCGGCCTTCAAGGGCCTGGTCCGCACGCCCGAGGACAAACGCGACCGCGCCGCCATCGATGCCTCGATGCAGCGCGCCAATGCGCGCGCGCTAATCCTGGAACGCGCGCTGCAGGGCCGCGAGTTCATCGCCGGCCGTCAGCTGAGCATGGGCGATATCGCGCTGGTGGCCTCGGCGCACCGCTGGCTGGGCCTGCCGGCCGAGCGGCCGCAGACGCCGGCCCTGTCGGCCTGGTACCGCCGCATCATGATGCGTCCGGCCGCCCAGGGCGTGCTGACGCTGCCGCTGGAATGA
- a CDS encoding IclR family transcriptional regulator has product MTDASSLTPLDPDAAAPAGTQTLMRGLAVVQAVADGARDLKELCARIGVARSTTHRLASCLVQERYLRVLPGVGYALGPKLIELGFQAREAFPLATLARPYLDGLAELTGDTIHLAVRDNDEVLYLEKIPGKKGLEMRSRVGHRMPLAATGVGKALLLDADEPQWKALHRVGGPVSSRAPGGQQGWEAFRERMRGYAAQGYAFDLEDNEPSIRCVAAPVRDASSGIVAAISVSSTVPYMSLERMDEMVPVVCDAAMRISAELGWIIPAAASARPGRPDAS; this is encoded by the coding sequence ATGACCGATGCCTCCTCCCTCACGCCCCTGGACCCCGACGCCGCCGCGCCCGCCGGCACGCAGACGCTGATGCGCGGATTGGCCGTGGTGCAGGCCGTGGCCGACGGCGCGCGCGACCTGAAGGAGCTGTGCGCCCGCATCGGCGTGGCGCGCAGCACCACGCACCGGCTGGCCAGCTGCCTGGTGCAGGAACGCTATCTGCGGGTGCTGCCGGGCGTGGGCTATGCGCTGGGGCCCAAGCTGATCGAACTGGGCTTCCAGGCGCGCGAGGCCTTTCCGCTGGCCACGTTGGCGCGTCCGTACCTGGACGGCTTGGCCGAGCTGACCGGCGACACCATCCATCTGGCGGTGCGCGACAACGACGAAGTGCTGTACCTGGAAAAGATTCCCGGCAAGAAGGGCCTGGAGATGCGCTCGCGCGTCGGCCACCGCATGCCGCTGGCGGCCACGGGCGTGGGCAAGGCGCTGCTGCTGGATGCGGACGAGCCGCAATGGAAGGCGCTGCACCGCGTGGGCGGCCCGGTGTCGTCGCGCGCGCCCGGCGGGCAGCAGGGCTGGGAGGCGTTCCGCGAACGCATGCGCGGCTATGCGGCGCAGGGCTATGCCTTCGACCTGGAAGACAACGAGCCGTCGATCCGCTGCGTGGCGGCGCCGGTGCGCGACGCCTCCAGCGGCATCGTGGCTGCCATCAGCGTGTCCAGCACCGTGCCCTATATGTCGCTGGAGCGCATGGACGAGATGGTGCCGGTGGTGTGTGACGCGGCCATGCGGATCTCGGCGGAACTGGGCTGGATCATTCCAGCGGCAGCGTCAGCACGCCCTGGGCGGCCGGACGCATCATGA
- a CDS encoding 2-dehydro-3-deoxygalactonokinase, whose product MTSATPTRAALIALDWGTSSLRAYRLDGGGRTLDARHLPWGIMRLPQPLQDGAATPTLSGFELAFEQACGDWLRAEPALPVIACGMVGSAQGWQEAAYLDVPVALDRIGTLLTVVERPGATPVHIVPGLIQRHGLPNVMRGEETQVFGVLRDARAVPDAGLLIGLPGTHSKWVGARNGQVTHFDTFMTGEVYAALRGHTILGRTMSDAAAPDMAAFERGLKVAGAPEGRAGVLSTIFSTRALGLTGELAPASQADYLSGLLIGHEIAALAAMLRAQGQAPRIVLCGEPALCERYTLAMTHYGLGAPEQAQNATERGLWHLALAAGLVPSSSISA is encoded by the coding sequence ATGACATCCGCCACGCCCACCCGCGCCGCCCTGATCGCGCTGGACTGGGGCACGTCCTCGCTGCGCGCCTACCGCCTGGACGGCGGCGGCCGCACGCTGGACGCGCGCCACCTGCCCTGGGGCATCATGCGCCTGCCGCAACCGCTGCAGGACGGCGCCGCCACGCCGACCTTGTCCGGCTTCGAACTGGCCTTCGAACAGGCTTGCGGCGACTGGCTGCGGGCCGAGCCCGCGCTGCCCGTGATCGCCTGCGGCATGGTCGGCAGCGCCCAGGGCTGGCAGGAAGCCGCCTACCTCGACGTGCCGGTGGCCCTGGACCGCATCGGCACGCTGCTGACCGTGGTCGAGCGACCCGGCGCCACGCCCGTCCACATCGTGCCCGGCCTGATCCAGCGCCACGGCCTGCCCAACGTGATGCGCGGCGAGGAAACCCAGGTCTTCGGCGTGCTGCGCGACGCCCGCGCCGTTCCGGATGCCGGCCTGCTGATCGGCCTGCCCGGCACGCACTCCAAGTGGGTCGGCGCGCGCAACGGCCAGGTCACGCACTTCGACACCTTCATGACCGGCGAGGTCTACGCCGCGCTGCGCGGCCACACCATCCTGGGCCGCACCATGAGCGATGCCGCCGCGCCCGACATGGCCGCCTTCGAACGCGGCCTGAAGGTCGCCGGCGCGCCGGAAGGCCGCGCCGGCGTGCTGTCCACCATCTTCAGCACGCGCGCGCTGGGCCTGACCGGCGAACTGGCGCCGGCCTCGCAGGCCGACTACCTGTCGGGCCTGCTGATCGGCCACGAGATCGCCGCCCTGGCCGCCATGCTGCGCGCGCAGGGCCAGGCGCCCCGCATCGTCCTCTGCGGCGAACCGGCGCTGTGCGAGCGCTACACGCTGGCCATGACCCACTACGGCCTGGGCGCGCCCGAGCAGGCGCAGAACGCCACCGAGCGCGGCCTGTGGCACCTGGCGCTGGCCGCCGGGCTGGTCCCCTCATCTTCGATTTCCGCCTAG
- a CDS encoding 2-dehydro-3-deoxy-6-phosphogalactonate aldolase has protein sequence MTHPGLQTAMAHCGLIAILRGITPADAAATARELYAAGFRLIEVPLNSPEPFASIRAMRDALPADCLVGAGTVLDPADVARVKDAGGEIIVMPHSDPAVIRAAKAAGLASSPGVATPTEAYAALAAGADVLKMFPAEQLGPVVLKAWRAVLRPPVALVPVGGITPDNLSTYAQAGASGFGLGSALYKPGQTAAETGQRAREFVAAWQRAYPAQETQA, from the coding sequence ATGACGCATCCCGGTCTGCAAACCGCCATGGCCCATTGCGGCCTCATCGCCATCCTGCGCGGCATCACGCCCGCCGACGCGGCCGCCACCGCGCGCGAACTCTACGCCGCCGGTTTCCGGCTGATCGAAGTGCCGCTGAATTCGCCCGAACCGTTCGCCAGCATCCGCGCCATGCGCGACGCGCTGCCGGCCGACTGCCTGGTCGGCGCCGGCACCGTGCTGGATCCGGCCGACGTGGCTCGCGTGAAGGACGCCGGCGGCGAGATCATCGTCATGCCGCACAGCGACCCCGCCGTGATCCGCGCCGCCAAGGCCGCCGGCCTGGCCTCCAGCCCCGGCGTGGCCACGCCCACCGAGGCCTATGCCGCGCTGGCCGCGGGCGCCGACGTGCTGAAAATGTTCCCCGCCGAACAGCTCGGCCCCGTCGTGCTCAAGGCCTGGCGCGCCGTGCTGCGCCCGCCCGTCGCGCTGGTGCCGGTGGGCGGCATCACGCCCGACAACCTGTCCACCTATGCCCAGGCGGGCGCCAGCGGCTTCGGCCTGGGCTCCGCCTTGTACAAGCCCGGCCAGACGGCCGCCGAAACCGGCCAGCGCGCGCGCGAATTCGTCGCCGCCTGGCAACGCGCCTATCCCGCCCAGGAGACCCAAGCATGA
- the dgoD gene encoding galactonate dehydratase: MKITKLTTYIVPPRWCFLKIETDAGIVGWGEPVVEGRAHSVAAAVEELSDYLVGKDPRNIEDHWTVLYRGGFYRGGAIHMSALAGIDQALWDIKGKHLGVPVSQLLGGNVRDRIRVYSWIGGDRPADTAAAARSAVERGFTAVKMNGTEELQYIDSFDKVEKCLENVAAVRDAVGPNVGIGVDFHGRVHKPMAKVLMKELDPYKLMFIEEPVLSEHYEALKELAPLTSTPIALGERLYSRWDFKRVLSEGYVDIIQPDPSHAGGITETRKIAAMAEAYDVALALHCPLGPIALATCLQIDAGCYNAFIQEQSLGIHYNAANDLLDYVSNREAFAYQDGMVMIPQGPGLGIEVNEEYVKERAAVGHRWRNPVWRHADGSFAEW; this comes from the coding sequence ATGAAGATCACCAAGCTCACCACCTACATCGTGCCGCCCCGGTGGTGCTTCCTGAAGATCGAGACCGACGCCGGCATCGTCGGCTGGGGCGAACCCGTGGTGGAAGGCCGCGCGCACTCGGTCGCGGCCGCGGTCGAGGAACTGTCGGACTACCTGGTCGGCAAGGACCCGCGCAACATCGAGGATCACTGGACCGTGCTGTACCGCGGCGGCTTCTATCGCGGCGGCGCCATCCACATGAGCGCGCTGGCCGGCATCGACCAGGCGCTGTGGGACATCAAGGGCAAGCACCTGGGCGTGCCCGTGTCGCAGCTGCTGGGCGGCAACGTGCGCGACCGCATCCGCGTGTATTCGTGGATCGGCGGCGACCGCCCGGCCGACACCGCCGCGGCCGCCAGGAGCGCGGTCGAGCGCGGCTTCACCGCCGTGAAGATGAACGGCACCGAAGAGCTGCAATACATCGATTCGTTCGACAAGGTCGAGAAGTGCCTGGAGAACGTGGCTGCCGTGCGCGACGCGGTCGGCCCCAACGTAGGCATCGGCGTGGACTTCCATGGCCGCGTGCACAAGCCCATGGCCAAGGTGCTGATGAAGGAGCTGGACCCGTACAAGCTGATGTTCATCGAGGAGCCCGTGCTCAGCGAGCACTACGAGGCGCTCAAGGAACTGGCGCCGCTGACGTCCACGCCCATCGCGCTGGGCGAGCGGCTGTACTCGCGCTGGGACTTCAAGCGGGTGCTGTCCGAAGGCTATGTGGACATCATCCAGCCGGATCCGTCGCACGCCGGCGGCATCACCGAAACGCGCAAGATCGCCGCCATGGCCGAGGCCTATGACGTGGCGCTGGCGCTGCATTGCCCGCTGGGCCCGATCGCGCTGGCCACCTGCCTGCAGATCGACGCCGGCTGCTACAACGCCTTCATCCAGGAACAGAGCCTGGGCATCCACTACAACGCCGCCAACGACCTGCTGGACTACGTCAGCAACCGCGAGGCGTTCGCCTACCAGGACGGCATGGTCATGATCCCGCAGGGGCCGGGCCTGGGCATCGAGGTCAACGAGGAATACGTCAAGGAACGCGCCGCCGTCGGCCACCGCTGGCGCAACCCCGTCTGGCGCCACGCCGACGGCAGCTTCGCCGAATGGTAG
- a CDS encoding MFS transporter, with product MTTATHLGAQGAQRPTRSRYLIMVMLFITVVINYLDRSNLSIAAPALKDEFGLDTVHEGLILSAFGWTYAAMQIPGGWLVDRVAPRVLYAAALILWSAATFFMGFASSFIVLFVLRLAVGALEAPAYPINNRVVTTWFPEKERATAIGFYTSGQFVGLAFLTPVLAWLQHHYGWHMVFVSTGLLGIIWGVVWFMVYREPRQFKGANAAEIELIQKGGGVVDLEKRVTEEDAPTARPQDGLPAPQGGAFRLGAARRRKKAPFNWNDLGLVMSQRKLWGVYLGQFCLTSTLWFFLTWFPTYLVKYRGMDFIKSGFLASVPFLAAFIGVLCSGVLSDFLIRRGATVGLARKLPIILGLLISTSMIGANFTDSTPWVIFFLAVAFFGNGLASITWSLVSALAPVRLLGLTGGVFNFVGNLSSICTPIVIGLLVSKDSFAPAIVYVSSLALLGALSYILLVGKVERIEA from the coding sequence TTGACCACCGCCACCCACCTGGGCGCGCAAGGCGCCCAGCGGCCGACCCGCAGCCGCTACCTCATCATGGTGATGTTGTTCATCACTGTCGTGATCAACTACCTGGACCGCAGCAACCTGTCCATCGCCGCGCCCGCGCTCAAGGACGAGTTCGGGCTGGACACCGTGCACGAAGGTCTGATCCTGTCGGCCTTCGGCTGGACCTATGCCGCCATGCAGATTCCCGGCGGCTGGCTGGTGGACCGCGTGGCGCCGCGCGTGCTGTACGCCGCCGCGCTGATCTTGTGGTCCGCCGCCACGTTCTTCATGGGCTTCGCCAGCAGCTTCATCGTGCTGTTCGTGCTGCGCCTGGCCGTGGGCGCGCTGGAAGCGCCCGCGTATCCGATCAACAACCGCGTCGTCACCACCTGGTTCCCGGAAAAGGAACGCGCCACCGCCATCGGCTTCTACACGTCCGGCCAGTTCGTCGGCCTGGCCTTCCTGACGCCGGTGCTGGCCTGGCTGCAGCACCACTACGGCTGGCACATGGTGTTCGTCAGCACGGGCCTGTTGGGCATTATCTGGGGTGTAGTGTGGTTCATGGTGTATCGCGAGCCGCGCCAGTTCAAGGGCGCCAACGCGGCCGAGATCGAGCTGATCCAGAAAGGCGGCGGCGTGGTCGACCTGGAAAAGCGCGTGACCGAGGAAGATGCCCCCACGGCGCGCCCGCAAGACGGGCTTCCTGCCCCCCAAGGGGGCGCCTTTCGCCTTGGAGCGGCCCGGCGGCGAAAGAAAGCGCCTTTCAACTGGAACGACCTCGGTCTGGTCATGTCCCAACGCAAGCTGTGGGGCGTGTACCTGGGCCAGTTCTGCCTGACCTCGACGCTTTGGTTCTTCCTGACCTGGTTCCCGACCTATCTGGTGAAGTACCGCGGCATGGACTTCATCAAGTCGGGCTTCCTGGCCTCGGTGCCCTTCCTGGCCGCCTTCATCGGCGTGCTGTGCTCGGGCGTGCTGTCGGACTTTCTGATCCGCCGCGGCGCCACGGTGGGCCTGGCGCGCAAGCTGCCCATCATCCTGGGCCTGCTGATCTCCACGTCCATGATCGGCGCCAACTTCACCGATTCCACGCCCTGGGTCATCTTCTTCCTGGCCGTGGCCTTCTTCGGCAACGGGCTGGCCTCGATCACCTGGTCGCTGGTGTCGGCGCTGGCGCCGGTGCGGCTGCTGGGCCTGACCGGCGGGGTGTTCAACTTCGTCGGCAACCTGTCGTCCATCTGCACCCCGATCGTGATCGGCTTGCTTGTGTCCAAGGACAGCTTCGCGCCCGCCATCGTGTACGTGTCCTCGCTGGCCCTGCTGGGCGCGCTGTCGTACATCCTGCTGGTGGGCAAGGTGGAGCGGATCGAAGCCTGA
- a CDS encoding MFS transporter — MTTPEPPANKGGLPLLALAVGAFGIGVTEFSPMGLLPVIAEGVNVSIPSAGMLVSAYAIGVMLGAPLMTLALSRWSRRKALIALMAIFTLGNLLSAMAPNYTTLLLARLVTSLNHGAFFGLGSLVAASVVPRHKQASAVATMFLGLTIANVGGVPAATWLGQVIGWRMSFAATAVLGLVAMLALWTALPAGEAGRRPDLRRELAVLKSPVVLVALLTTVLGAGAMFTLYTYVAPTLAELTGASPGFVTAMLVLIGIGFTIGNTAGGRYADRSLDGSLIAFLVLVIADMLAFPWLASTQVGAAVGLLIFGFGTFAVVPPLQMRVMRAATEAPGLASSVNVGAFNLGNALGAAAGGAVISAGMGYAAVPVAGALIAVAGLALVLLQRASNQRRKLAAQAC, encoded by the coding sequence ATGACAACCCCCGAACCCCCCGCCAACAAGGGCGGCCTGCCCCTGCTGGCCCTCGCCGTCGGCGCCTTCGGCATCGGCGTGACCGAGTTCTCGCCCATGGGCCTGCTGCCCGTGATCGCCGAAGGCGTGAACGTTTCCATTCCCAGCGCCGGCATGCTGGTCAGCGCCTACGCCATCGGCGTGATGCTGGGCGCGCCGCTGATGACGCTGGCGTTGTCGCGCTGGTCGCGGCGCAAGGCGCTGATCGCGCTGATGGCGATCTTCACGCTGGGCAACCTGCTGTCGGCGATGGCGCCCAACTACACCACGCTGCTGTTGGCGCGGCTGGTCACCAGCCTGAACCATGGCGCCTTCTTCGGCCTGGGTTCGCTGGTGGCGGCCAGCGTGGTGCCGCGTCACAAGCAGGCCAGCGCGGTCGCGACCATGTTCCTGGGGCTGACCATCGCCAACGTGGGCGGCGTGCCGGCGGCGACGTGGCTGGGGCAGGTGATCGGCTGGCGCATGTCCTTCGCCGCCACCGCCGTGCTCGGCCTGGTGGCGATGCTGGCGCTGTGGACCGCGCTGCCGGCCGGGGAGGCGGGCCGCCGTCCGGACCTCAGGCGCGAGCTGGCCGTGCTCAAGAGCCCGGTGGTGCTGGTGGCGCTGTTGACCACGGTGCTGGGCGCCGGCGCGATGTTCACGCTGTACACCTATGTGGCGCCGACGCTGGCCGAACTGACCGGTGCGTCGCCCGGCTTCGTAACCGCCATGCTGGTGCTGATCGGCATCGGCTTCACCATCGGCAACACGGCGGGCGGGCGTTATGCCGACCGCTCGCTGGACGGCAGCCTGATCGCATTCCTGGTGCTGGTGATCGCGGACATGCTGGCCTTTCCGTGGCTGGCGTCCACCCAGGTCGGCGCGGCCGTGGGCCTGTTGATCTTCGGCTTCGGCACCTTCGCCGTGGTGCCGCCGCTGCAGATGCGCGTGATGCGCGCCGCCACCGAGGCACCGGGACTGGCCTCGTCGGTGAACGTGGGCGCCTTCAACCTGGGCAATGCGCTGGGGGCGGCGGCCGGCGGCGCGGTGATCTCGGCGGGCATGGGCTATGCGGCGGTGCCGGTGGCCGGCGCGCTGATCGCCGTGGCCGGGCTGGCGCTGGTGCTGCTGCAACGCGCCAGCAACCAGCGCCGCAAACTGGCCGCTCAGGCCTGCTGA
- the cas2 gene encoding CRISPR-associated endonuclease Cas2: MMVLVSYDVSNTDTGGARRLRRLARACLDYGQRVQLSVFEIEVDTAQWVALKARLEETIDPAQDSLRFYYLGRQWRNRVEHVGTKPVLDLDAPLVF, encoded by the coding sequence ATGATGGTGCTGGTTAGCTACGATGTCAGCAACACGGACACCGGCGGCGCGCGCAGGTTGCGACGTCTTGCCAGAGCCTGCCTGGACTATGGCCAGCGTGTACAGTTGTCTGTGTTTGAAATCGAGGTGGACACGGCTCAATGGGTCGCCCTGAAAGCTCGGCTAGAGGAAACGATCGACCCTGCCCAGGACAGTCTGCGGTTCTACTATCTGGGTCGGCAATGGCGCAATAGGGTCGAGCATGTGGGTACGAAGCCGGTGCTGGATCTGGATGCGCCCTTGGTGTTTTAG
- the cas1c gene encoding type I-C CRISPR-associated endonuclease Cas1c — MRRQLNTLYVTTEGAWLHKDGANIVMEVEQQERARLPVHMLEGLVCFGRVLVSPPLMGYCAEQGICTSFFTPNGRFLARVEGPVSGNVLLRRQQYRVSDDPERCAAIVRNLLLGKLHNQRVVLGRALRDHGDKLQDDQESALAHAHQRLERIAHKLQAENANLDLLRGYEGEAAQAYFGVFDGMIRVDSPAMRFHGRSRRPPRDAVNALLSFLYTLVTHDCRSALESVGLDPAVGFLHRDRPGRPSLALDLLEEFRPLLADRLALSLINRKQVGEQDFQYMDNGAVLLTESSRKTVLVAYQERKREELRHVFIDEKTAIGLFPFIQAQLLARHLRGDLDAYPPFLWK; from the coding sequence ATGCGCAGACAGTTGAATACGTTGTACGTCACCACCGAGGGGGCCTGGTTGCACAAGGACGGTGCCAATATCGTCATGGAAGTGGAGCAGCAGGAACGTGCCAGGTTGCCGGTACACATGTTGGAGGGATTGGTCTGTTTCGGACGTGTGCTGGTGTCGCCTCCGCTGATGGGTTACTGCGCCGAGCAGGGCATATGCACCAGTTTTTTCACCCCTAATGGTCGATTTCTGGCTCGCGTCGAAGGGCCCGTCTCCGGCAATGTGCTACTGCGTCGTCAACAATATCGGGTCAGTGACGATCCGGAGCGCTGTGCGGCCATTGTGCGAAATCTCCTCTTGGGAAAGCTGCATAACCAGCGCGTGGTACTGGGGCGTGCCCTGCGTGACCATGGCGACAAGCTGCAGGACGATCAAGAGTCCGCTCTGGCGCATGCCCACCAGCGCCTGGAACGAATCGCTCACAAGCTGCAAGCGGAAAATGCCAACCTGGATCTGTTGCGGGGGTATGAGGGCGAGGCTGCGCAGGCTTATTTCGGCGTGTTTGACGGCATGATCCGCGTTGATAGTCCTGCCATGCGCTTCCACGGACGGAGTCGGCGTCCGCCGCGTGACGCTGTCAACGCGCTGTTGTCGTTTCTTTACACCTTGGTCACGCATGACTGCCGTTCCGCATTGGAAAGTGTGGGCCTGGACCCCGCAGTGGGGTTTTTGCACAGGGACAGACCGGGGCGCCCAAGCCTGGCGCTGGATTTGCTGGAGGAGTTCCGACCGTTGTTGGCGGATCGTCTGGCGCTATCGCTGATCAACCGCAAGCAGGTGGGTGAGCAGGATTTTCAGTATATGGACAACGGCGCGGTGTTGCTCACCGAGTCCTCGCGCAAGACCGTTCTGGTGGCTTACCAGGAGCGCAAGCGGGAAGAGCTGCGCCATGTGTTCATCGATGAAAAAACCGCCATCGGCCTGTTTCCTTTCATTCAGGCTCAATTGTTGGCGCGACATCTTCGTGGAGACCTTGATGCCTATCCGCCATTTCTGTGGAAGTGA
- the cas4 gene encoding CRISPR-associated protein Cas4, which produces MDEDDVIALSALQHYLYCPRQCALIHVEQLWAESRHTAEGRLLHEKADQPKMERRKGVRVVTAMPLAEVRLGISGIADVVEFHQEPHGEQAFPVEYKRGRPKAHRADEVQLCAQALCLESMLDQQIHAGALYYGATRRRVDVCFDDELRQLTLDTIAAVRSMLAAGVTPTAQYHPRLCDACSLLDLCQPRLLGRDLSVNAWLAQQWPMNEEGTSCADS; this is translated from the coding sequence ATGGACGAAGACGACGTCATTGCCCTGTCGGCGTTGCAGCATTATCTGTACTGCCCTCGGCAATGCGCGTTGATCCATGTCGAGCAATTGTGGGCGGAAAGCAGGCATACCGCTGAAGGCCGCCTGCTTCACGAAAAGGCCGATCAACCAAAAATGGAGCGCCGTAAGGGCGTTCGCGTGGTCACGGCCATGCCGTTGGCGGAAGTACGCCTGGGCATTTCCGGTATTGCCGACGTGGTCGAGTTTCATCAGGAGCCGCACGGCGAGCAGGCATTTCCGGTGGAGTACAAGCGTGGACGCCCCAAGGCGCATCGGGCTGATGAGGTGCAACTGTGCGCCCAGGCCTTGTGCCTGGAGTCGATGCTGGACCAGCAAATCCATGCCGGGGCGCTCTATTACGGCGCCACGCGTCGCCGCGTCGATGTGTGCTTTGACGATGAGTTGCGCCAGCTGACCCTGGATACTATCGCCGCGGTGCGGTCGATGCTGGCGGCGGGTGTGACCCCTACGGCTCAGTATCACCCACGGCTGTGTGACGCCTGTTCATTGCTGGACCTGTGCCAGCCCCGGCTGTTGGGGCGCGACCTAAGCGTCAATGCGTGGCTGGCCCAGCAATGGCCTATGAACGAAGAGGGTACGTCATGCGCAGACAGTTGA
- the cas7c gene encoding type I-C CRISPR-associated protein Cas7/Csd2 has translation MTAIAHRYEFVYLFDITNGNPNGDPDAGNLPRLDPETNRGLVTDVCLKRKIRNFVSLDKEDAPGHAIYMQEKAILNNQHRKAYEAIGIKPEDKKLPKDEAKAREITAWMCANFFDIRSFGAVMTTGINAGQVRGPIQMAFATSIDPVVPLEISITRMAVTTEKEAEAQSGDNRTMGRKHIIPYGLYRAHGFISAKLAERTGFSNEDLDLFWRALINMFEHDRSAARGEMAARKLIVFEHESAMGNAPAHVLFDAVKVEPVQGEEAGAPRRYEDYRVRVDTASVPSGVTVRELI, from the coding sequence ATGACCGCCATCGCTCACCGCTACGAATTCGTTTATCTGTTCGACATCACAAATGGCAACCCCAATGGCGATCCCGACGCTGGCAACTTGCCGCGCCTGGACCCCGAGACCAACCGTGGCTTGGTCACGGACGTCTGCCTCAAGCGCAAGATCCGCAACTTCGTGAGCCTGGACAAGGAAGATGCCCCGGGCCATGCGATCTACATGCAGGAAAAGGCCATCCTGAACAACCAGCACCGCAAGGCCTATGAGGCCATCGGCATCAAACCCGAGGACAAGAAGCTCCCCAAGGATGAAGCCAAGGCTCGCGAGATCACGGCCTGGATGTGCGCCAACTTCTTCGACATTCGCAGTTTTGGAGCCGTCATGACCACCGGCATCAATGCCGGCCAGGTGCGCGGGCCCATTCAAATGGCATTCGCTACCTCCATCGACCCGGTGGTGCCACTGGAGATCTCCATCACTCGCATGGCCGTCACCACGGAAAAAGAAGCCGAAGCCCAGAGCGGTGACAATCGAACCATGGGCCGCAAGCACATCATCCCCTACGGCCTGTATCGCGCCCATGGTTTCATTTCGGCCAAGCTGGCAGAGCGAACCGGATTCTCGAACGAGGACCTGGATCTGTTCTGGCGCGCGCTGATCAATATGTTCGAGCATGATCGTTCCGCTGCGCGTGGCGAGATGGCGGCGCGCAAGCTTATTGTGTTCGAACATGAAAGCGCCATGGGCAACGCGCCCGCGCATGTACTGTTCGATGCGGTCAAGGTCGAGCCGGTGCAAGGGGAAGAGGCCGGCGCGCCACGCCGCTATGAGGATTACAGGGTCCGAGTCGACACGGCTTCTGTGCCTTCAGGAGTGACCGTGCGCGAGCTGATCTGA